The window TTGCCATATCAAACAGCGGTGAAACTGGGGAGATAATAAAGATTCTACCTCTCATCAAAAGGCTTGGCATAAAATTGATTTCAATAACCGGTAATAAGGACTCAACACTGGCAAAGGCAGGTGATGTGTTTCTTGACATATCAATTAAAGAAGAGGCATGTCCTTTGGGATTGGCGCCTACAGCATCAACAACCGCAGCCCTTGCCATGGGTGACGCCCTTGCAGTATCGCTCCTCGAAAAGAGGGGATTTAAGGAAGAGGACTTTGCAATGCTGCATCCGGGCGGATCTCTTGGCAGAAAACTGATAAGGGTAGAAGATTTAATGCATACATGTAAAACAATTCCGCTTGTTACTGCCAATACCCTGATGAAAGATGTCATACTTGAAATGACAGCAAAAAGACTAGGGGTTACCGGTGTTATTGACAAGAATGGAAATCTTATGGGTGTAATCACCGATGGCGATTTGAGGAGGGCATTGGAAAAAGGCGGTAATATCCTTGATAAAAATGCAGATGATATTATGTCTGTAAACCCGAAGATGATTGAAAGAATAGAGTTTGCAGAGTCTGCCCTGAGAGAGATGGAAGAACATTCCATAACAACCCTTTTTGTATTTGAAGAAGGGGATAAAGATAAGCCTGTCGGTATAATACATCTGCACGATTTGTTAAAGGCAGGGATTGTATGAAAAAAAGTTCAAAGTTCAAAGTTCAAAGTTCAAAGTTAAGGAAGAAAATAGAGAAAATAAAAATACTCATCATTGATGTGGATGGTGTTATGACTGATGGGAGCATTATATATAATGATGATGGGAAGGAGACAAAGGTATTTGATGTGAAGGATGGACACGGTATAAAGATGCTTATGAATGCGGGTGTTGATGTGGCTATTATTACTGCAAGAAAGTCAGGTGTTGTCCGACACAGGGCAAAGAACTTAGGTATAAAGATGGTCTATCAAAAGGCAATGGATAAGGTATCTGCATTTAATGACATACTTGCAAAGACATCCCTTAAACCAGAAAATGCTGCATACATGGGCGATGAACTTG is drawn from Deltaproteobacteria bacterium and contains these coding sequences:
- a CDS encoding KpsF/GutQ family sugar-phosphate isomerase; the protein is MNTIDIAKKVFDIEADAIKGLSDRLGADFERAVDIILKTTGKVVVTGIGKSGLICKKIASTFSSTGTPAFFLHPAEGIHGDLGMLARNDIVIAISNSGETGEIIKILPLIKRLGIKLISITGNKDSTLAKAGDVFLDISIKEEACPLGLAPTASTTAALAMGDALAVSLLEKRGFKEEDFAMLHPGGSLGRKLIRVEDLMHTCKTIPLVTANTLMKDVILEMTAKRLGVTGVIDKNGNLMGVITDGDLRRALEKGGNILDKNADDIMSVNPKMIERIEFAESALREMEEHSITTLFVFEEGDKDKPVGIIHLHDLLKAGIV
- a CDS encoding HAD-IIIA family hydrolase, whose product is MKKSSKFKVQSSKLRKKIEKIKILIIDVDGVMTDGSIIYNDDGKETKVFDVKDGHGIKMLMNAGVDVAIITARKSGVVRHRAKNLGIKMVYQKAMDKVSAFNDILAKTSLKPENAAYMGDELVDIPLLKRAGVSITVPDGVKEAKEFSDYITKMPGGKGAVREACELIIKTQGQWENAIKKYLA